From a region of the Pleuronectes platessa chromosome 22, fPlePla1.1, whole genome shotgun sequence genome:
- the LOC128428642 gene encoding LOW QUALITY PROTEIN: alpha-N-acetylneuraminide alpha-2,8-sialyltransferase-like (The sequence of the model RefSeq protein was modified relative to this genomic sequence to represent the inferred CDS: deleted 1 base in 1 codon) has product MLVRCYRVKPAVWAALFVLVLCWFYIFPVYRVPSDTEIVDEVLRQGGVWEKNQTGIDLYRKLLTDCCDPRRNFAVTKENSPMGKVLWYDGEFYHSHTVNNETYPLFVQRNPLQFPLKKCAVVGNSGILRHSKCGQHIDRTDFILRCNLPPLSKDYVEDVGTRTHLVTANPSIIEKRFQNLLWSRKAFVDNMKVYGSSYMYMPAFSMKPCTDLSLRASYALADSSSNLTMLFANPEFLRTVGKFWKARGVHAKRLSTGLFLISLALGLCEEVTAYGFWPFAIGLDGKPVSHHYYDNILPYKWFHTMPEEFVQLWHLHQSGTLRLRLEHCPP; this is encoded by the exons aTGTTGGTGCGATGCTACCGGGTCAAGCCCGCCGTGTGGGCCGCCCTGTTCGTGCTGGTCCTCTGCTGGTTCTACATTTTCCCCGTGTACAGGGTGCCCAGCGATACGGAGATAGTGGACGAGGTGCTGAGGCAGGGCGGAGTGTGGGAGAAGAACCAGACGGGCATCGATCTGTACAG GAAGTTGTTGACGGACTGCTGCGATCCACGGAGGAACTTCGCCGTCACCAAGGAGAACTCGCCGATGGGGAAGGTCCTGTGGTACGACGGGGAGTTCTACCACTCGCACACGGTCAACAACGAGACCTACCCGCTCTTTGTGCAG CGCAACCCTCTGCAGTTCCCCCTGAAGAAGTGCGCGGTGGTGGGCAACAGCGGCATCCTCCGACACAGCAAATGCGGGCAGCACATTGACCGG ACCGACTTCATTCTGAG GTGTAACCTTCCGCCGCTCTCAAAGGACTACGTGGAGGACGTGGGAACCCGAACACACCTGGTAACCGCCAACCCCAGCATCATAGAGAAAAG GTTTCAGAACCTTCTGTGGTCGAGGAAGGCCTTCGTGGACAACATGAAGGTCTACGGCTCCAGCTACATGTACATGCCAGCGTTCTCCATGAAGCCCTGCACCGACCTGTCTCTGCGGGCATCTTACGCACTGGCAGACTCCTCCTCCAACCTCACCATGCTCTTCGCCAACCCAGAGTTCCTTCGAACGGTGGGCAAATTCTGGAAAGCCCGAGGCGTGCACGCCAAGCGCCTCTCCACGGGGCTCTTCCTGATCAGCCTGGCCCTGGGGCTGTGCGAGGAGGTGACGGCCTACGGCTTCTGGCCGTTCGCCATTGGCCTGGACGGGAAGCCGGTCAGCCACCACTACTATGACAACATCCTGCCCTACAAGTGGTTCCACACCATGCCCGAGGAGTTCGTCCAGCTCTGGCACTTGCACCAAAGCGGCACGCTGCGCTTGAGGCTGGAACACTGCCCCCCttag